Genomic window (Phragmites australis chromosome 5, lpPhrAust1.1, whole genome shotgun sequence):
CAGCTATACTTCTATGATACTGATGAGACAATGGAACACAGAGCTAAGAGGTCTCCTGGTCTTGATATCAATTTGATCCGGAAGATTCGGAGGATACTAGAGCACAACCCCTATGTGCAGACCTTTCAGAATGTTGGTTCTGCTCCTAACCTCCATGATTATAGGATTGAGCTGAACACGGATATTGCATTGGACCAGCGAAGGTACAATGCCCCCACAGCTTCACAAGTTGCTGCTATCTGGATGGAAGGGAATGATCCACAAAAATGTTTCGATAGAAGTGTTATAGTGTATGGAAAAGCCGACAAACCTCGGTATATTCGGGCATACCATGGGTGCTACGATCCGTTGGCCTATCCTTTGTTTTTCCCTGGTGGAGAAACAGGATGGCAACGTAAGATGCTTTATGAAGGCCCTGACCCAGTAGATTGGCCAAACAATTATGAtaacaatgatgatgacaacagtGACGAGGAAGGTCCGCAGGCTATTTCCTACCTtcccaaatttaaaattttgcatgaACAACTATTTTTCTAAGCCCCTTGTGACTATGGTATTGAGTTTATGTTTTTTTGCAGATGGTTGTAGCGAGTCCAGCAAACATGTCAGTGCTAGGGAATATTATTGTTTCAAGTTGCAGATCAGGCTTGGAGAATTTAACATACTGTTACATGGGCGCCGTCTTTTCCAACAGTGGGTTGTTGACATATACATAAAGATAGAGTCTATGAGGCTCGATTGGTATTCGAAACCAGAGAATCAAGCTCTCATACGTGCAGATTTGTACCAGGTATTACATGTCATCCTATTTATTTGAGATTGTATCATTAACACGTGTCCTCCTTTTGTCTGATGTGTTGCTTATTATAATACTGGACAGGGCATTATAGATACAATTGCTGCTGGTGAAGTGCGTGCTTCTGAGGTTGGTCTAAGAATTGTGCTCCCGCGGACTTTTCCTGGAGGAGATCGAGACGTGCAAGCACGATTCCTTGACGCAATGGTTTTAGTGACCCGGTTTGGTAAGCCTGATTACTTTGTCACAATGACCTGTAATCCACATTGGGAGGAGATAACAAGGCAACTATTACCGGGCCAGACACCACAAGATAGACCAGAATTGGTTGCGAGAGTATACCGGGCTAAGCTGCGTGATTTACACGATTTTTTGATCAAGAAGAGTCACTTGGGTGAGgttgcatcatatgcacatgtTACAGAGTTTCAGAAGAGAGGTTTGCCACATGAGCACTTCTTATTGATTATGGCCCCTAACAGTAAGTTAAGCAGTCCTGATGATTACGACAAGGTTATTTCAGCAGAGATTCCTGATCCTGTCAAATACCCTGTATTGCATGCTCTGGTTATCAAGCACATGCTACATGGACCATGTGGTGCTCTCAACAAAAATTGCCCCTGCATGATAGACGGACATTGCCGTTTTCGTTATCCTCGACAATTCTGTTCGGCTACACAGCAAGGAAAAGACTCTTATCCTATATATAGGAGAAGGGAAGATGGCCGTCGAGTGGCGACCAGGGGTGCTGTATTGGATAATAGATGGGTGGTTCCGTACAACCCCACACTGCTTATGCGGTATAACTGCCATATTAATGTCGAAGTTTGCTCAAGCATCAAGGCAGTTAAGTACCTATACAAATATGTCTATAAAGGTCATGACCGTGCATCCTTCTCAGTCGATCCACCAGATCAAAATGGTACAGTAATCAACGAGATTCGACAATACAGGGATGCAAGGTTCATAACTCCCCCCGAGGCCGTGTATCGGATATTTGGTTTCCCTTTGTATGCCGTATCTCCTTCTGTTTTGCAACTTCAACTGcatctgccaaacatgcaactTGTGTCATACAGAGCTACTGATAACCTGAATGATGTGGTCAACCGGGAGAAATCTAAGAGGTCGATGCTTACTGAGTATTTCAAGATGAACCTGGTGGATAGCAAGGCACGTAAATTGTTATACAAAGAGTTCCCGGAGCACTTCCGGTGGATCAAGTCCGACAAGCGCTGGCAGGCAAGGGTAAAGAGGCCGCAGGTTGGGAGAATTGTGTATGCAAACCCTGCTGAAGGGGAGAGGTACTATTTACGTGTGCTCCTCAACCATGTGAGAGGGACAACTTCATACGAGAACCTTCGTACTGTACATGGGAAAACCTGTTCCACCTTCAGAGAAGCGTGCGAGATGATAGGGCTCGTAGAGACTGATAGATCCCTCGATGAATGCTTGGCTGAGTCTACTACATTCCACATGCCTTGTGCACTGAGAAGGTTGTTTGCGACAATTATTGTATTCTGTGAGGCGACAAATATCCGTGGCTTATGGGAAAATCATTTTGAAGCAATGTCCCAAGATTATCGTCGTACACATAATGATGCAGCAATGGTTGAGCAACTGGTGCTTAGGGATATTAGAAACGTGGTTCATTCAATGGGCAAGGATGTAAGGAATTATGGTCTTCCGGAGGTTGACGACTCAGGTGATGTCCTTGCGTAGTGTTTTACGTTTTTTTCGCTTATTTTGTCAATAGTCATGATTTATTGGTAAATACATTACAGTTGATCTCCATGATGAATTATGGTTTGCAGATAACACCTTGACTTGTTGACTAAAGTATTATGATTTACATAATACATATAACAATTTTCCTTGGTAAATGTACAAATAATTAGGCTCAATTATATTGCTAAAATATGGTTATGTGAATAAACCATAACAAAATGGCAGTTCTCTTATAGTTATGTCAGTGCTTATGTATCTAACACTGTATTGTAAACATTTTGTTATGTTACCTAACGGTTCggttaatattttattattatattgttCATACAGCTGATTATTATAGCGATCAATCGAGAGAAATATTAGAGGAATTGTCGGTGGGCGTACACGTAGAACATCTAAATCTTATTAATACACTGAACACAGA
Coding sequences:
- the LOC133917932 gene encoding uncharacterized protein LOC133917932; this translates as MSAEKKEELLRKNRERRKNKKDGSTILTADFRETSNPISTTPGIASVCGQSCTAWNKENVAPGDDTFTAGSGIESFTSSDHRGSGLESDRKRQKGRQWYAKLSDERRAEYLHSLRISRQHKNSGALVENDQEVESNTTHITIGTLDPLNHADIRPDPDNELCDSLIFEPLELHSSDEEKLEAVQDVPDDFDDEEWRLYRGQDVVFESYVVGGPDSVGMQGYDPYDRIYQNLPKKHHVLREAKNCPYCGAKRFQYEGLAFCCRKGKVKIFIPDVPDELRRLYTSLDDDDAKYFRQHIRYFNSHFSFTSLGVTLDRRVSTAAGTGIYTFRAHGQLYHRLDQLVPGGKGPRHLQLYFYDTDETMEHRAKRSPGLDINLIRKIRRILEHNPYVQTFQNVGSAPNLHDYRIELNTDIALDQRRYNAPTASQVAAIWMEGNDPQKCFDRSVIVYGKADKPRYIRAYHGCYDPLAYPLFFPGGETGWQRKMLYEGPDPVDWPNNYDNNDDDNSDEEDGCSESSKHVSAREYYCFKLQIRLGEFNILLHGRRLFQQWVVDIYIKIESMRLDWYSKPENQALIRADLYQGIIDTIAAGEVRASEVGLRIVLPRTFPGGDRDVQARFLDAMVLVTRFGKPDYFVTMTCNPHWEEITRQLLPGQTPQDRPELVARVYRAKLRDLHDFLIKKSHLGEVASYAHVTEFQKRGLPHEHFLLIMAPNSKLSSPDDYDKVISAEIPDPVKYPVLHALVIKHMLHGPCGALNKNCPCMIDGHCRFRYPRQFCSATQQGKDSYPIYRRREDGRRVATRGAVLDNRWVVPYNPTLLMRYNCHINVEVCSSIKAVKYLYKYVYKGHDRASFSVDPPDQNGTVINEIRQYRDARFITPPEAVYRIFGFPLYAVSPSVLQLQLHLPNMQLVSYRATDNLNDVVNREKSKRSMLTEYFKMNLVDSKARKLLYKEFPEHFRWIKSDKRWQARVKRPQVGRIVYANPAEGERYYLRVLLNHVRGTTSYENLRTVHGKTCSTFREACEMIGLVETDRSLDECLAESTTFHMPCALRRLFATIIVFCEATNIRGLWENHFEAMSQDYRRTHNDAAMVEQLVLRDIRNVVHSMGKDVRNYGLPEVDDSGDVLA